In a genomic window of Streptomyces pristinaespiralis:
- a CDS encoding catalase, with the protein MKRKNSGAEGGIPGRPSPLPPTVDEPTKPREPLPPKPDQSGPATVSPTGQETGADQAAVAQAGPYLTTAQGARLPDTDHSLKAGSRGPVLLQDHHLREKITHFDHERIPERVVHARGAAAHGVFQGYGTAAQITKAAFLGKDVETPVFVRFSTVLGSRGSADTVRDTRGFATKFYTTEGTFDLVGNNIPVFFIQDAIKFPDIIHAGKPHPDREIPQAQSAHDTFWDFVTLHTEATHHTLWNMSDRGIPRSFRMMEGFGVHTFRLVNAVGDTTLVKFHWKPKLGVHSMVWEEAQITSGMDPDFHRRDLADAIEAGAYPQWELGVQTFPDTPEQTFEGIDLLDPTNIVPEELAPVQPIGLLTLNTNPSNFFAETEQVAFHPGHLVPGIDITDDPLLSGRLFSYLDTQISRLGGPNFAQIPVNRTHAPVNDMLRDGMHQTAVHRGVAPYRPNSLDGGCPFQAGADLGAYVEVPVTVPAAKKVREAPDSFADHFSQPRRFWLSMSPVEREHIIAAYSFELGKCYEQAVKERGLRVLANIDPELCAGVAAALGLPAPEPTEPLASVEPSPALSQVGQTWPLDGRVIGIVADAGCDLDGVRTVRRSVLAAGMVPLVVGPDGGALGDGGEPVAVQRTFATARSIEFDALLLAGAPGPAADAIGARDAKAGDPAAGRAGASDPRVLLMLSEAYRHGKAIGGWAGADDVLAAAGVPADAPGVVTGRGEEGTLEEITRLLGSHRVWERFAA; encoded by the coding sequence ATGAAGCGGAAGAACTCCGGCGCCGAAGGCGGCATCCCCGGCAGGCCGTCACCGCTACCGCCCACCGTCGACGAACCGACAAAGCCGAGGGAGCCGCTCCCGCCCAAACCGGACCAGAGCGGCCCGGCGACCGTGAGCCCGACCGGACAGGAGACGGGGGCCGACCAGGCGGCCGTCGCGCAGGCCGGTCCGTACCTGACGACCGCACAGGGAGCCCGGCTCCCGGACACCGACCACTCCCTGAAGGCCGGCAGCCGCGGCCCCGTCCTGCTGCAGGACCACCACCTGCGTGAGAAGATCACCCACTTCGACCACGAGCGCATCCCGGAGCGGGTCGTCCACGCGCGCGGCGCCGCGGCGCACGGCGTCTTCCAGGGCTACGGCACCGCCGCGCAGATCACCAAGGCGGCGTTCCTCGGCAAGGACGTCGAGACGCCGGTCTTCGTCCGCTTCTCGACGGTCCTCGGTTCCCGCGGCTCCGCCGACACGGTGCGCGACACCCGTGGCTTCGCCACCAAGTTCTATACGACAGAGGGCACTTTCGATCTCGTCGGTAACAACATCCCGGTCTTCTTCATCCAGGACGCGATCAAGTTCCCGGACATCATCCACGCCGGCAAACCGCATCCCGACCGCGAGATCCCGCAGGCGCAGAGCGCCCACGACACGTTCTGGGACTTCGTCACCCTGCACACGGAGGCCACCCACCACACGTTGTGGAACATGTCGGACCGGGGCATCCCCCGCTCGTTCCGCATGATGGAGGGATTCGGCGTCCACACCTTCCGCCTGGTCAACGCCGTGGGTGACACGACGCTGGTGAAGTTCCACTGGAAACCGAAGCTGGGCGTGCACTCCATGGTGTGGGAGGAGGCGCAGATCACCAGCGGGATGGACCCCGACTTCCACCGAAGGGACCTCGCCGACGCCATCGAGGCGGGTGCCTACCCGCAGTGGGAACTGGGCGTCCAGACCTTCCCCGACACCCCTGAGCAGACGTTCGAGGGGATCGACCTGCTCGACCCGACGAACATCGTCCCCGAGGAACTGGCGCCGGTACAGCCGATCGGACTGCTGACCCTGAACACCAACCCGTCGAACTTCTTCGCGGAGACCGAGCAGGTCGCCTTCCACCCGGGCCACCTCGTCCCCGGAATCGACATCACGGACGACCCGCTGCTGTCCGGCCGGCTCTTCTCCTACCTGGACACCCAGATCAGCCGGCTCGGCGGCCCCAACTTCGCCCAGATTCCCGTCAACCGCACCCACGCACCGGTCAACGACATGCTGCGGGACGGCATGCACCAGACGGCCGTGCACCGGGGTGTGGCGCCCTACCGGCCCAACTCGCTCGACGGCGGCTGCCCGTTCCAGGCAGGGGCGGACCTCGGCGCCTACGTCGAGGTGCCCGTCACGGTGCCGGCGGCGAAGAAGGTCCGCGAGGCGCCGGACTCGTTCGCCGACCACTTCAGCCAGCCTCGCCGGTTCTGGCTCAGCATGTCGCCCGTGGAGCGCGAACACATCATCGCCGCCTACTCGTTCGAGCTGGGCAAATGCTACGAGCAGGCCGTCAAGGAACGCGGCCTGCGGGTCCTCGCCAACATCGACCCCGAGTTGTGCGCCGGTGTCGCCGCCGCCCTCGGCCTGCCCGCGCCCGAGCCGACGGAGCCTCTCGCGTCCGTGGAGCCGAGCCCGGCGCTCTCGCAGGTCGGACAGACCTGGCCGCTGGACGGCCGTGTCATCGGGATCGTCGCCGACGCGGGCTGCGACCTCGACGGAGTCCGTACCGTGCGACGGTCCGTGCTGGCGGCGGGCATGGTTCCACTGGTCGTCGGCCCCGACGGAGGCGCGCTCGGCGACGGCGGGGAACCGGTGGCCGTGCAGCGCACCTTCGCCACCGCGCGCTCGATCGAGTTCGACGCCCTGCTGCTCGCCGGAGCCCCCGGCCCGGCCGCCGACGCGATCGGCGCCCGCGACGCCAAGGCGGGCGACCCGGCGGCGGGACGCGCCGGCGCATCCGACCCGAGGGTGCTGCTGATGCTGTCCGAGGCGTACCGGCACGGCAAGGCGATCGGCGGCTGGGCAGGCGCGGACGACGTACTCGCGGCGGCCGGCGTGCCCGCCGACGCGCCGGGAGTGGTGACCGGCCGCGGCGAGGAGGGCACGCTCGAGGAGATCACCCGGCTCCTGGGCAGCCACCGCGTGTGGGAGCGCTTCGCGGCCTGA